From the genome of Mycobacterium dioxanotrophicus, one region includes:
- a CDS encoding allantoate amidohydrolase, whose protein sequence is MSPAREEDQIHQLNDRFVSLWASLAPIGRDPGSGGYRRFAWNAADGELRAWFIDQAKQRGLTYEEDRNGNQWAWWGEPRPDSVVTGSHLDSVPDGGAYDGPLGVVSAFLAVDELRAQGVEPTRSLAVTNFADEEGARFGVACMGSRLLTGAIEPDRARGLKDADGVTLGDAMQAAGVDPARLGRDEQALERIGVFVELHVEQGRALVDMDAAVGVATAIWPHGRWRFEFLGEANHAGTTRVDDRVDPMLPFATSVLAARETATRTGALATFGKVLVIPNGVNAIPSAVHGWLDARAADDTVLEKLVSEVTAAGEDAAAAHGATCTVTRESYSPVVGFDDALRDRISALLDDAPQLPTGAGHDAGILSAHVPTAMLFVRNPTGVSHSPVEDASDDDCVAGVVALTKVLKELVSQ, encoded by the coding sequence ATGAGCCCCGCACGCGAGGAGGACCAAATACACCAGCTGAATGACAGGTTCGTCTCCTTGTGGGCGTCGCTCGCGCCCATCGGCAGGGACCCGGGCAGCGGCGGGTACCGCCGGTTCGCCTGGAACGCGGCCGATGGCGAGCTGCGTGCCTGGTTCATCGACCAGGCCAAGCAGCGCGGCCTCACCTACGAGGAGGACCGCAACGGGAACCAGTGGGCGTGGTGGGGCGAACCCCGCCCCGACTCCGTGGTGACCGGAAGCCATCTCGACAGCGTGCCCGACGGCGGCGCGTATGACGGTCCGCTGGGCGTGGTTTCGGCCTTTCTGGCTGTCGATGAGCTACGCGCGCAGGGCGTCGAGCCCACCCGCTCGCTGGCGGTGACCAACTTCGCCGACGAGGAGGGCGCCCGGTTCGGCGTCGCGTGCATGGGTAGTCGGCTGCTGACCGGCGCGATCGAACCCGACCGGGCCCGCGGGCTCAAGGACGCCGACGGCGTCACCCTCGGCGACGCGATGCAGGCCGCAGGCGTCGATCCCGCGCGGCTGGGCCGTGACGAGCAGGCACTCGAGCGCATCGGCGTGTTCGTGGAGCTGCACGTCGAACAGGGCCGGGCACTGGTGGACATGGACGCCGCGGTCGGGGTGGCGACAGCCATCTGGCCGCACGGCCGGTGGCGGTTCGAATTCCTCGGCGAGGCAAACCATGCCGGCACCACCCGGGTGGACGATCGCGTCGACCCCATGTTGCCGTTCGCGACCAGTGTGCTGGCTGCCCGGGAAACCGCCACCCGCACCGGGGCACTCGCCACCTTCGGCAAGGTCCTGGTGATCCCCAACGGCGTCAACGCGATTCCTTCGGCGGTGCACGGCTGGCTGGATGCCCGGGCGGCCGACGACACCGTGCTGGAGAAGTTGGTTTCCGAGGTCACAGCCGCCGGTGAGGATGCGGCCGCCGCGCACGGCGCCACGTGCACGGTGACCCGCGAATCCTATTCTCCTGTCGTCGGTTTCGACGACGCACTGCGGGACCGGATCAGTGCGCTGCTCGACGACGCACCGCAGTTGCCCACCGGCGCAGGCCACGACGCCGGGATCCTCTCGGCACACGTGCCGACAGCGATGCTGTTCGTGCGCAACCCCACCGGGGTGAGTCACAGCCCGGTCGAAGACGCCTCTGACGACGACTGCGTGGCCGGAGTGGTGGCGCTGACCAAGGTGCTGAAGGAGTTGGTGAGCCAGTGA
- a CDS encoding formimidoylglutamate deiminase — MTRYFADYAWLGGDQVSDRVLIEVDGDRITSVSAGQDRPADATHLTGVTVPGLANSHSHAFHRALRGRTHRGGGTFWTWREDMYAVAGRLDPDSYYVLARATYAEMALAGITCVGEFHYVHHRPDGTPYPESNALGEALIAAATDAGIRITLLDACYLTGGFGTELQGPQVRFTDGTAAAWAERVERLTATPQARIGAAIHSVRAVPAKQLGTVADWAREHGVPLHFHMSEQRAENEACMAAHGCTPTQLLGEHGALGSLSTAVHATHLTDGDVAALADSRTYVCMTPTTERDLADGIGRARDLATAGTPLTLGSDSNAIVDIFEEARGMELDERLRTERRGHWPAAELMRAATSDGHASLGWPEAGRLEPGALADFVTVGLDSVRMAGWDSGTLLETLVFAASAPDVTDVVVGGRRVVNRRSHTQIDDVPAALHDSIRTLTS; from the coding sequence GTGACGCGGTATTTCGCGGACTATGCCTGGCTCGGTGGTGATCAGGTCAGCGACCGCGTGCTCATCGAGGTCGACGGCGACAGGATCACGTCGGTATCGGCCGGGCAGGACCGCCCGGCCGACGCCACCCACCTGACGGGCGTGACCGTTCCGGGCCTGGCCAACTCCCACAGCCACGCGTTCCACCGCGCGCTGCGCGGGCGCACCCACCGCGGTGGCGGCACGTTCTGGACCTGGCGCGAGGACATGTACGCCGTGGCCGGCCGGCTGGACCCGGACTCGTATTACGTACTGGCACGCGCGACATACGCCGAGATGGCTCTCGCCGGCATCACCTGCGTCGGAGAGTTCCACTACGTGCACCACCGCCCGGACGGCACGCCGTACCCCGAGTCGAATGCGTTGGGCGAGGCACTCATCGCCGCGGCCACCGACGCCGGTATCCGTATCACCCTGCTCGATGCCTGTTATCTGACAGGTGGTTTCGGCACCGAGCTGCAGGGCCCGCAGGTGCGGTTCACCGACGGCACCGCCGCCGCGTGGGCCGAGCGGGTCGAGCGGCTCACCGCGACACCGCAGGCCCGCATCGGCGCCGCGATCCATTCGGTGCGTGCGGTTCCGGCAAAGCAGCTGGGCACCGTCGCCGACTGGGCCAGGGAGCATGGCGTGCCGCTGCATTTCCACATGTCCGAACAGCGGGCCGAGAACGAGGCCTGCATGGCCGCACACGGCTGCACGCCGACCCAGCTGCTGGGTGAACACGGCGCGCTGGGATCGCTGTCGACCGCAGTGCACGCCACCCACCTCACTGATGGCGATGTCGCCGCATTGGCTGATTCGCGCACCTACGTGTGCATGACGCCGACCACCGAACGCGACCTCGCGGACGGCATCGGCCGGGCGCGGGATCTCGCGACGGCGGGCACCCCGCTGACCTTGGGCAGCGACAGCAACGCCATCGTGGACATCTTCGAAGAAGCCCGCGGCATGGAGCTCGACGAGCGGCTGCGCACCGAGCGGCGCGGACACTGGCCTGCGGCGGAGCTCATGCGCGCCGCAACCTCGGACGGGCATGCTTCGTTGGGTTGGCCCGAGGCCGGCCGGCTGGAACCGGGTGCGCTCGCAGACTTCGTCACGGTCGGGCTCGATTCGGTCCGGATGGCCGGCTGGGATTCCGGAACGCTGTTGGAAACGCTGGTATTCGCCGCGTCCGCTCCTGACGTGACCGATGTGGTGGTCGGTGGGCGCCGGGTGGTCAACCGACGTTCACACACTCAGATCGACGACGTTCCTGCAGCACTTCATGATTCGATTAGGACATTGACCTCATGA
- the hutI gene encoding imidazolonepropionase, translated as MSSLLIDNIGALVTNDPAQQSGLVGLIEDAAIVFDDGVVAWVGPRTGAPDADDRVDADGRAVIPGFVDSHSHLVFSGDRSAEFAARMAGKPYSAGGINTTVNATRAASTDELRANVARLIAESRRSGTTTNECKSGYGLTVDTEVQSLQLAAEFTDEITFLGAHLVPQEYADRPDDYVDLVCTAMVDACAPAAKWIDVFCERGAFDGDQTRKILTAGVERGLIPRVHANQLGPGPGVQIAVEFGAASADHATFLDDDDIAALASGTTVATLLAATEFATRTPYPDARRLLDAGVTVALASNCNPGSGFTTNLPFCIAVAVRDMFMTPDEALWSATMGGARALRRTDVGHLGVGARADAVLLDAISHVHLAYRPGVPLVGAVWRGGELVAGSVGDRSS; from the coding sequence ATGAGTAGTCTTCTGATCGACAACATCGGCGCCCTGGTCACCAACGATCCGGCTCAGCAGTCCGGGCTGGTCGGCCTGATAGAGGATGCCGCAATCGTTTTCGACGACGGCGTGGTGGCCTGGGTCGGACCGCGCACCGGTGCGCCGGACGCCGACGACCGGGTGGACGCCGACGGGCGGGCCGTCATCCCCGGATTCGTCGACAGCCACAGCCACCTGGTGTTCAGCGGCGACCGCTCCGCTGAGTTCGCCGCCCGGATGGCCGGAAAGCCCTACAGCGCAGGTGGAATCAACACGACGGTCAACGCCACCCGTGCGGCGAGCACCGACGAGCTGCGCGCAAACGTCGCGCGCCTGATCGCCGAGTCGCGACGCTCGGGCACCACCACCAACGAGTGCAAGTCCGGATACGGGCTCACCGTCGACACCGAGGTGCAGAGCCTGCAGCTCGCCGCCGAGTTCACCGACGAAATCACCTTCCTCGGGGCCCATCTGGTTCCGCAGGAGTACGCCGACCGGCCCGACGACTACGTGGACCTGGTGTGTACGGCCATGGTCGACGCGTGTGCGCCCGCCGCCAAATGGATCGACGTGTTCTGCGAGCGGGGGGCGTTCGACGGGGATCAGACCCGGAAGATCCTGACCGCCGGGGTCGAGCGGGGCCTGATCCCGCGCGTGCACGCCAACCAGCTCGGGCCGGGGCCGGGTGTGCAGATCGCGGTGGAGTTCGGTGCGGCGTCTGCCGACCACGCGACGTTCCTCGATGACGACGACATCGCCGCATTGGCTTCCGGCACCACCGTCGCGACCCTGCTCGCGGCCACCGAGTTCGCGACCCGCACGCCGTATCCGGATGCCCGGCGGCTGCTCGATGCCGGTGTCACCGTGGCGCTGGCCAGCAACTGCAACCCGGGTTCCGGCTTCACCACCAACCTGCCGTTCTGCATCGCAGTGGCGGTTCGCGACATGTTCATGACCCCCGACGAAGCGCTATGGTCGGCGACCATGGGTGGGGCGCGGGCGTTGCGCCGCACCGACGTCGGGCATCTGGGCGTCGGCGCCCGCGCGGATGCGGTTCTGCTGGACGCCATTTCGCATGTGCACCTGGCGTACCGGCCCGGCGTGCCGTTGGTCGGGGCGGTGTGGCGGGGCGGCGAGCTGGTGGCAGGTAGCGTCGGGGACCGCTCCTCGTGA
- a CDS encoding HutD/Ves family protein: protein MTLRVQRFATHQRMPWRNGGGVTYELARNPSAASDEFDWRISIAEVSASGAFSAFPGVDRIITLIEGTDMVLTVDGVRHRLQPLEPFAFDGGADTAGEVPTPTRDLNVMTRRGRATAELDVIRLRDGTEVSVGPAEPLVLVALSGTVAVSSAAQDRVELGALDALRWTGPALAMSGCAAVAVVRVRSAQR from the coding sequence GTGACACTGCGGGTGCAACGGTTCGCCACGCACCAGCGCATGCCGTGGCGCAACGGCGGCGGGGTCACCTACGAACTGGCCCGCAATCCTTCCGCCGCGAGCGACGAATTCGACTGGCGTATCAGCATTGCCGAGGTATCGGCCTCCGGCGCTTTCTCGGCGTTCCCCGGGGTCGACCGGATCATCACGCTCATCGAGGGCACCGACATGGTGCTGACCGTCGACGGAGTGCGGCACCGCCTGCAACCGTTGGAGCCGTTCGCCTTTGACGGCGGCGCCGACACCGCAGGGGAAGTTCCCACCCCGACCCGCGATCTCAACGTGATGACCCGGCGCGGTCGGGCCACAGCGGAACTCGACGTGATCCGGCTGCGCGACGGCACCGAGGTGTCGGTGGGCCCGGCCGAACCGCTGGTGCTGGTCGCGCTGTCGGGCACCGTCGCGGTGTCGTCGGCCGCGCAGGACCGCGTCGAACTGGGCGCACTGGACGCCCTGCGCTGGACCGGACCGGCGCTCGCAATGAGCGGGTGCGCCGCGGTGGCGGTGGTGCGGGTCCGGTCGGCGCAGCGCTGA
- a CDS encoding aminotransferase-like domain-containing protein, whose protein sequence is MDNDSTERIVAGLRQWIATAAPGAQLPSNRALVAQYAASPVTVQKAMRALRGLGLVESRPGVGTFVRAVRTARPPDYAWQTAALGSPQVRIPGLSTPMRSAAPDVIGLHSGYPDRELLPQRLVRAALARAARADAALTRADAAGLPELRAWFATELAESCPVGVTPPAPRDVIVLPGSQSGLSSTFRALVGFGQPMLIESPSYWGAILAAAQAGVRLVPVPSGSSGPDPDELARAFAETGARLFYAQPNFANPTGAQWDSELTRQVLDVVRRHGAFLLEDDWARDFAIDAAASPVAALDDAGHVIYLRSLTKSVSPAIRVAGLVVRGPARERILADRGAESMYVSGLLQAAALDVVTQPAWHSHVRELRHQLRQRRDLLVSAVTEHVAAGHLDRVPRGGLHLWLRLPDSTDLDRLVRDCETDGVLVAAGAEWFPAEPAGAFLRLNYSGPDPARFAEGARVVGAALARQAG, encoded by the coding sequence ATGGATAACGATAGCACCGAACGCATCGTGGCGGGTCTGCGGCAGTGGATCGCCACCGCGGCGCCCGGTGCGCAATTGCCGTCCAATCGGGCGCTGGTGGCCCAGTACGCGGCCAGCCCGGTCACCGTGCAGAAGGCGATGCGCGCACTGCGCGGCCTCGGGCTCGTGGAATCCCGGCCCGGGGTCGGCACGTTCGTCCGGGCCGTACGCACTGCCCGGCCACCCGACTATGCCTGGCAGACAGCGGCTCTGGGTTCACCACAGGTTCGCATACCCGGCCTGTCGACGCCGATGCGCAGCGCGGCACCCGATGTGATCGGCCTGCATTCGGGTTATCCGGACCGGGAACTGCTGCCCCAGCGCTTGGTTCGCGCCGCCCTGGCGCGAGCCGCCCGCGCCGACGCTGCGTTGACCCGGGCCGACGCCGCGGGACTGCCCGAGTTACGGGCCTGGTTCGCCACCGAACTGGCCGAGTCGTGCCCCGTGGGCGTGACCCCGCCGGCACCTCGCGATGTGATCGTGTTGCCCGGCAGTCAAAGCGGATTGAGCTCGACTTTTCGGGCCCTGGTCGGCTTCGGGCAGCCGATGCTCATCGAGTCCCCCAGCTACTGGGGAGCGATCCTGGCCGCCGCGCAGGCCGGCGTGCGGTTGGTCCCCGTACCGAGCGGATCGAGCGGTCCTGATCCCGACGAGCTCGCGCGTGCTTTCGCCGAGACGGGCGCCCGGCTGTTCTATGCGCAACCAAACTTCGCCAATCCTACCGGGGCGCAATGGGATTCCGAGTTGACGCGACAGGTGCTCGACGTCGTACGGCGCCACGGTGCGTTCCTGCTGGAAGATGACTGGGCACGCGATTTCGCCATCGACGCCGCTGCCAGCCCGGTCGCCGCGCTCGACGACGCCGGCCACGTCATCTACCTGCGCTCCCTGACCAAGAGTGTGTCGCCGGCGATCCGGGTGGCGGGCCTGGTGGTTCGCGGACCGGCACGGGAACGCATCCTCGCCGACCGGGGCGCCGAATCCATGTACGTCAGCGGGCTGCTGCAGGCCGCCGCGCTGGACGTCGTCACGCAGCCGGCCTGGCACTCCCATGTGCGAGAGTTGCGCCATCAGTTGCGGCAACGGCGGGATCTGCTGGTCTCGGCGGTGACCGAACACGTCGCCGCGGGGCACCTGGACCGCGTGCCCCGCGGGGGCTTGCACCTGTGGCTTCGGCTTCCCGATTCCACCGACCTCGATCGGCTGGTGCGGGACTGCGAGACCGACGGTGTTCTGGTGGCGGCGGGCGCGGAGTGGTTTCCGGCCGAACCGGCGGGCGCTTTCCTGCGGCTGAACTACTCCGGGCCCGACCCGGCGCGGTTCGCGGAGGGAGCCCGGGTGGTCGGTGCGGCGCTGGCCAGGCAGGCCGGGTAG
- a CDS encoding DMT family transporter, with translation MVRPPLSQAGVLWGLLGVVAFSFTIVFTRFAIGGLSPLFIGAGRAVVAAALAAAALACTRQSLPHGTQWVRLAVVAAGVVAGFPLLTSYALTIVPASHGAVVVALLPAATAVTAVLRSREHPPAAFWTTAAIGAAAAVVFAMVQGGGIGHLSWADLLLFGAVAAAAIGYAEGGLLARELGAWQTVSWALVVAAPAMLVLTAISVVQQPPHATTAQWAAFGYLAAVSMYLGFFAWYRGLAIGPMAQVSQVQLVQPVMTICWAALLLHEQLTWLTALGGAAVIACAGLAVRIRLG, from the coding sequence ATGGTGCGACCACCGTTATCCCAAGCCGGTGTGCTCTGGGGCCTCCTGGGCGTGGTCGCGTTCTCGTTCACCATCGTCTTCACCCGATTCGCGATCGGCGGGCTTTCCCCGCTGTTCATCGGTGCGGGGCGAGCCGTCGTCGCTGCCGCCCTGGCCGCCGCAGCGCTGGCCTGCACGCGGCAATCGCTGCCCCACGGCACCCAGTGGGTCCGCCTGGCGGTGGTAGCGGCGGGCGTCGTCGCAGGTTTCCCCCTCCTGACGTCGTACGCGCTCACGATCGTGCCGGCCAGCCACGGCGCGGTCGTGGTCGCACTGCTACCTGCGGCCACCGCAGTCACCGCGGTCCTCCGCAGCCGCGAGCATCCGCCCGCGGCGTTCTGGACCACCGCCGCCATCGGCGCGGCCGCCGCAGTGGTGTTCGCGATGGTGCAGGGCGGCGGGATCGGCCACCTGAGCTGGGCGGATCTGCTCCTGTTCGGCGCCGTGGCGGCCGCAGCCATCGGCTACGCCGAGGGCGGCCTGCTGGCCAGGGAACTCGGGGCGTGGCAGACCGTGTCGTGGGCGTTGGTGGTGGCAGCCCCGGCGATGCTGGTGCTGACCGCCATCTCCGTCGTGCAACAGCCACCGCATGCGACGACGGCCCAGTGGGCGGCCTTCGGCTATCTCGCCGCGGTCAGCATGTACCTCGGCTTCTTCGCGTGGTACCGGGGCCTGGCCATCGGTCCGATGGCTCAGGTCAGCCAGGTGCAACTCGTCCAGCCCGTCATGACGATCTGCTGGGCCGCGCTACTGCTGCACGAGCAACTGACCTGGCTGACGGCGCTCGGCGGAGCCGCCGTGATCGCGTGCGCGGGCCTGGCCGTGCGCATCCGACTCGGCTGA
- a CDS encoding isocitrate lyase/PEP mutase family protein, with product MPQQALSQQVLQDRATALLALHQPGNPVVLPTVWDAWSAKTAVEAGFEALTLGSHPVADSVGKADGEGMTYDELTARVAQICAAVDVPISVDIESGYGETPQRLIDGLLAAGAVGLNIEDTVHKEGKRLRSPEEHAALVGELRKAADAAGVHVVINARTDLFLREDGSEADRVERAVARLKLAADAGADCLYPVGRHDPETMRRLTSELPLPVNAIALPEADDPASFGPLGVGRISFGPFLQRALTGTVNELLVRWR from the coding sequence GTGCCCCAACAAGCTCTGTCCCAACAGGTTCTGCAGGACCGTGCGACGGCCCTGCTGGCATTGCACCAACCGGGCAACCCGGTGGTGCTACCCACGGTGTGGGATGCCTGGTCGGCGAAGACCGCCGTCGAAGCGGGGTTCGAAGCGCTCACCCTCGGCAGCCATCCGGTGGCCGATTCGGTCGGGAAGGCCGACGGCGAGGGGATGACCTACGACGAACTGACGGCGCGGGTAGCCCAGATCTGCGCTGCGGTCGACGTGCCGATCTCGGTCGACATCGAATCCGGTTACGGCGAGACGCCGCAGCGGCTCATCGACGGGCTGCTGGCCGCGGGTGCGGTCGGGCTGAACATCGAGGACACCGTGCACAAGGAGGGCAAACGCCTGCGTAGCCCCGAGGAACACGCCGCGTTGGTCGGTGAACTGCGCAAGGCGGCTGACGCCGCAGGGGTGCATGTCGTGATCAACGCCCGCACTGATCTGTTCCTGCGCGAAGACGGTTCGGAGGCCGATCGCGTCGAACGTGCCGTGGCCCGGCTGAAACTGGCTGCCGACGCGGGTGCGGATTGCCTGTATCCGGTGGGACGCCATGATCCGGAAACCATGCGACGCTTGACATCTGAGCTGCCGCTGCCGGTGAACGCGATTGCGTTACCCGAGGCCGACGATCCTGCGTCGTTCGGACCGCTCGGGGTCGGCCGGATCAGCTTCGGGCCGTTCCTGCAGCGGGCCCTGACCGGAACGGTGAACGAGTTGCTGGTCCGCTGGCGCTGA
- a CDS encoding fumarate reductase/succinate dehydrogenase flavoprotein subunit: MAELERHQYDVVVIGAGGAGLRAVIEARERGLRVAVVTKSLFGKAHTVMAEGGCAAAMRNVNTKDSWQVHFGDTMRGGKFLNNWRMAELHAQEAPDRVWELESYGALFDRTKDGRISQRNFGGHTYPRLAHVGDRTGLEIIRTLQQKIVSLQQEDKAELGDYEARIRVFHETAITDLIKDGDRIAGAFGYYRETGNFVLFEAPAIVLATGGIGKSFKVSSNSWEYTGDGHALALRAGSGLINMEFIQFHPTGMVWPLSVKGILVTEGVRGDGGVLKNSEGKRFMFDYIPAVFKGQYAETEEEADQWLKDNDSARRTPDLLPRDEVARAINSEVKAGRGSPHGGVYLDIASRMPTEEIKRRLPSMYHQFMELAEVDITKDEMEVGPTCHYVMGGIEVDPDTGGAVTPGLFAAGECSGGMHGSNRLGGNSLSDLLVFGRRAGLGAADYVQALAERPAVSEAAIVEATQLALDPFEKHANPENPYTLHAELQQCMNDLVGIIRKADEIEEALAKLAELKTRVHSVTVEGGRAFNPGWHLAIDMRNMLLVSECVAKAALARTESRGGHTRDDYPEMDANWRNTLLVCRAVGDDDQVVPDVTVTPESQLPMRADLLATFELSELEKYYTEQELAEHPDRKG, from the coding sequence ATGGCTGAACTGGAACGGCACCAATACGACGTTGTCGTCATCGGTGCCGGCGGTGCAGGGCTGCGTGCGGTGATCGAGGCGCGTGAGCGGGGTCTGCGGGTGGCGGTGGTGACCAAATCGCTGTTCGGCAAAGCACATACAGTGATGGCCGAGGGCGGGTGCGCCGCGGCGATGCGCAACGTCAACACCAAGGACTCGTGGCAGGTGCACTTCGGTGACACCATGCGCGGCGGCAAGTTCCTCAACAACTGGCGGATGGCCGAACTGCACGCGCAAGAGGCCCCGGACCGCGTGTGGGAGTTGGAGTCCTACGGCGCGTTGTTCGACCGCACCAAGGACGGCCGGATCAGCCAGCGCAACTTCGGCGGGCACACCTACCCGCGGCTGGCCCACGTCGGCGACCGTACCGGCCTGGAGATCATCCGCACCCTGCAGCAGAAGATCGTCTCGCTGCAGCAGGAGGACAAGGCCGAACTCGGTGACTATGAGGCCCGCATCAGGGTTTTCCACGAAACCGCCATCACCGACCTGATCAAAGACGGTGACCGCATCGCGGGCGCGTTCGGGTACTACCGCGAGACCGGCAATTTCGTGCTGTTCGAGGCCCCCGCGATCGTGCTGGCCACCGGAGGCATCGGCAAGTCCTTCAAGGTGTCGTCGAACTCGTGGGAGTACACCGGAGACGGCCATGCGTTGGCTCTGCGCGCCGGATCCGGTCTGATCAACATGGAGTTCATCCAGTTCCACCCGACCGGCATGGTGTGGCCGCTGTCGGTGAAGGGCATCCTGGTCACCGAAGGTGTCCGCGGTGACGGCGGAGTGCTGAAGAACTCCGAAGGCAAGCGGTTCATGTTCGACTACATCCCCGCGGTGTTCAAGGGGCAGTACGCCGAAACCGAAGAAGAAGCCGACCAGTGGCTCAAGGACAACGATTCCGCGCGCCGCACCCCTGACCTGCTGCCCCGCGACGAGGTGGCCCGCGCCATCAACTCCGAGGTCAAGGCGGGACGCGGCTCGCCACACGGCGGCGTGTACCTCGACATCGCTTCGCGGATGCCGACCGAGGAGATCAAGCGGCGGCTGCCGTCGATGTACCACCAGTTCATGGAGCTCGCCGAGGTCGACATCACCAAGGACGAGATGGAGGTCGGGCCGACCTGTCACTACGTGATGGGCGGTATCGAAGTCGACCCCGACACCGGCGGGGCCGTCACGCCCGGGCTGTTCGCCGCGGGTGAGTGTTCGGGCGGGATGCACGGCTCGAACCGGCTGGGCGGCAACTCGTTGAGTGACCTTCTGGTGTTCGGCCGCCGCGCCGGACTCGGGGCCGCCGACTACGTGCAGGCCCTTGCCGAGCGGCCGGCCGTGTCGGAGGCCGCCATCGTCGAGGCCACCCAGCTGGCACTGGACCCGTTCGAAAAGCATGCGAATCCGGAGAATCCGTACACCCTGCACGCCGAGCTGCAACAGTGCATGAACGATCTGGTCGGCATCATCCGCAAGGCCGACGAGATCGAGGAGGCCCTGGCCAAGCTCGCCGAACTCAAGACCCGCGTGCACAGCGTCACCGTCGAGGGCGGCCGCGCCTTCAACCCGGGCTGGCACCTGGCCATCGACATGCGCAACATGCTGCTGGTCAGCGAGTGCGTCGCCAAGGCCGCGCTGGCCCGCACCGAGAGCCGGGGCGGGCACACCCGCGACGACTACCCGGAGATGGACGCCAACTGGCGCAACACGCTGCTGGTGTGCCGCGCAGTTGGCGACGACGACCAGGTAGTGCCGGACGTGACGGTGACGCCGGAGTCGCAGCTACCCATGCGGGCCGACCTGCTGGCCACGTTCGAGCTGTCCGAATTGGAGAAGTACTACACCGAGCAAGAACTGGCCGAGCACCCCGATCGGAAGGGCTGA
- a CDS encoding succinate dehydrogenase/fumarate reductase iron-sulfur subunit translates to MAAYNANLRVWRGDDTGGDLQDYTVEVNDGEVVLDIIHRLQATQTPDLAVRWNCKAGKCGSCSAEINGRPRLMCMTRMSTFDPAETVTVTPLRTFPVMRDLVTDVSFNYEKARQIPSFTPPKDLQPGEYRMQQEDVNRSQEFRKCIECFLCQNVCHVVRDHEENKQNFAGPRFHMRIAELDMHPLDTVDRRDMAQDEFGLGYCNITKCCTEVCPENIKITDNALIPMKERVVDRKYDPIVWLGNKLFRR, encoded by the coding sequence ATGGCTGCCTACAACGCGAACCTGCGGGTCTGGCGTGGAGACGACACTGGCGGTGACTTGCAGGACTACACCGTCGAGGTCAATGACGGCGAGGTGGTGCTCGACATCATCCACCGGCTGCAGGCCACCCAGACCCCGGATCTGGCCGTGCGGTGGAACTGCAAGGCCGGCAAGTGCGGATCCTGCTCGGCCGAGATCAACGGCCGTCCGCGGCTCATGTGCATGACCCGGATGTCGACATTCGACCCGGCCGAGACCGTCACGGTGACGCCGCTGCGCACCTTCCCCGTGATGCGTGACCTGGTCACCGATGTGTCCTTCAACTACGAGAAGGCGCGCCAGATCCCGTCGTTCACCCCGCCGAAAGACCTGCAGCCCGGTGAGTACCGGATGCAGCAGGAGGACGTGAACCGCAGCCAGGAATTCCGCAAGTGCATCGAGTGCTTCCTGTGCCAGAACGTCTGTCACGTGGTGCGCGACCACGAGGAGAACAAGCAGAACTTCGCAGGCCCCCGGTTCCACATGCGCATCGCCGAGCTGGACATGCATCCGCTTGACACCGTGGACCGCCGCGACATGGCCCAGGACGAGTTCGGCCTGGGTTATTGCAACATCACCAAGTGCTGCACCGAGGTCTGCCCCGAGAACATCAAGATCACCGACAACGCGCTGATCCCGATGAAGGAGCGCGTCGTGGACCGGAAGTACGACCCGATCGTGTGGCTGGGCAACAAGCTGTTCCGCCGATGA
- a CDS encoding flavin reductase family protein: MSATELSPTSLREAFGHFPTGVVAIAAEVEGIRVGLAASTFVPVSLDPPLVSFCVQNSSTTWPKLKGLPALGISVLGESHDDAVRALAAKTGDRFAGLETESRDSGAVFIHGTSVWLESAIAQLVPAGDHTIVVLRVSEITVHADIAPIVFHRSTFHRLGD; this comes from the coding sequence ATGAGCGCAACAGAATTGAGCCCGACGTCTCTGCGTGAAGCATTCGGCCATTTCCCCACCGGCGTGGTGGCTATCGCCGCCGAGGTGGAGGGCATTCGCGTGGGCTTGGCTGCCAGCACGTTCGTCCCGGTGTCACTGGATCCTCCGCTGGTGTCCTTCTGCGTGCAGAACAGCTCCACCACGTGGCCCAAGCTCAAGGGTCTTCCGGCTCTGGGCATCAGTGTGCTGGGTGAGTCCCACGACGACGCGGTGCGGGCACTGGCGGCCAAGACCGGCGACCGGTTCGCGGGTCTGGAGACGGAATCGCGCGATTCGGGCGCGGTGTTCATCCACGGCACCAGCGTGTGGCTGGAGAGCGCCATCGCACAACTGGTGCCCGCGGGGGATCACACCATCGTGGTGCTACGGGTCAGCGAGATCACGGTGCACGCCGATATCGCACCGATTGTCTTCCACCGCAGCACTTTTCACCGGCTCGGCGACTGA